Proteins encoded in a region of the Enoplosus armatus isolate fEnoArm2 chromosome 16, fEnoArm2.hap1, whole genome shotgun sequence genome:
- the stk3 gene encoding serine/threonine-protein kinase 3 isoform X2, protein MEPTAPKSKLKKLSEDSLTKQPEEVFDVLEKLGEGSYGSVFKAIHKESGQVVAIKQVPVESDLQEIIKEISIMQQCDSPYVVKYYGSYFKNTDLWIVMEYCGAGSVSDIIRLRNKTLTEDEIATILKSTLKGLEYLHFMRKIHRDIKAGNILLNTEGHAKLADFGVAGQLTDTMAKRNTVIGTPFWMAPEVIQEIGYNCVADIWSLGITSIEMAEGKPPYADIHPMRAIFMIPTNPPPTFRKPELWSDDFTDFVKKCLVKNPEQRATATQLLQHPFISQAKPVTILRDLITEAMEMKAKRQQEQQRELEEEEDNSEETEVDSHTMVKSGSEGAGTMRATSTMSDGAQTMIEHGSTMLESDLGTMVINSDDDEEEEEDQGSMRRHATPQQPMRPSFMDYFDKQDSNKAAQQQENYNHNQPQEQPGYHIQSKNVFPDNWKVPQDGDFDFLKNLDFEELQLRLSALDPMMEREIEELRQRYTAKRQPILDAMDAKKRRQQNF, encoded by the exons ATGGAGCCGACTGCCCCCAAAAG CAAGCTGAAAAAGCTGAGTGAAGACAGTTTGACCAAACAACCAGAGGAAGTGTTTGATGTTCTAGAGAAACTCGGTGAAGG ctccTATGGCAGCGTGTTCAAAGCCATCCATAAGGAGTCAGGACAGGTGGTGGCCATCAAACAGGTTCCTGTGGAGTCTGATCTGCAGGAGATCATCAAGGAGATTTCCATCATGCAGCAGTGTGACAg CCCTTATGTAGTGAAGTACTATGGCAGCTACTTCAAGAACACAGACCTGTGGATTGTCATGGAGTACTGTGGAGCCGGCTCGGTCTCTGACATCATCAGACTGCGTAACAAGACG TTGACAGAAGATGAGATTGCCACTATCCTGAAGTCGACACTGAAGGGTCTTGAATATCTTCACTTCATGAGGAAGATCCATCGGGACATCAAGGCAGGAAACATCCTCCTCAACACTGAGGGACACGCCAAACTGGCAGACTTTGGAGTTGCTGGACAACTAAcg GACACCATGGCAAAGAGAAACACTGTGATCGGCACTCCGTTCTGGATGGCCCCAGAGGTGATCCAGGAGATCGGCTACAACTGTGTGGCTGACATCTGGTCCCTGGGCATCACGTCCATAGAGATGGCAGAGGGCAAACCTCCCTACGCAGACATCCATCCCATGAGA GCTATCTTCATGATCCCCACCAACCCTCCTCCAACATTCAGGAAGCCGGAGCTGTGGTCAGACGACTTCACAGACTTCGTCAAGAAGTGTCTGGTCAAGAATCCTGAGCAGAGAGCGACGGCCACACAGCTCCTACAG CACCCATTCATCAGCCAGGCCAAGCCGGTCACAATCCTTAGAGACCTGATAACTGAGGCCATGGAGATGAAAGCCAagaggcagcaggagcagcagagagagctggaggaggaggaggacaactCT gaggagacggaggtgGACTCTCACACTATGGTGAAGTCAGGGTCAGAGGGTGCAGGAACCATGCGGGCCACCAGCACCATGAGCGACGGGGCACAGACCATGATTGAACACGGCAGCACCATGCTCGAGTCAGACCTGGGCACTATGGTCATCAACAGTgacgatgatgaagaggaggaggaagaccaGGGATCCATGAGGA ggCACGCCACCCCCCAGCAGCCGATGCGTCCGTCCTTCATGGACTATTTCGACAAGCAGGACTCCAACAAGGCGGCCCAGCAGCAGGAGAACTACAACCATAACCAGCCACAGGAGCAGCCCGGCTACCACATCCAGTCCAAGAACGTCTTCCCAGACAACTGGAAGGTGCCTCAGGACGGAGACTTTGACTTT CTGAAGAACCTGGACTTTGAGGAGCTGCAGTTGCGGCTGAGTGCCTTGGATCCCATGATGGAGCGGGAGATTGAGGAGCTCAGGCAGCGCTACACCGCCAAACGGCAGCCCATCCTGGATGCCATGGATGCCAAGAAGAGACGACAACAGAACTTCTAA
- the stk3 gene encoding serine/threonine-protein kinase 3 isoform X1: MEPTAPKSKLKKLSEDSLTKQPEEVFDVLEKLGEGSYGSVFKAIHKESGQVVAIKQVPVESDLQEIIKEISIMQQCDSPYVVKYYGSYFKNTDLWIVMEYCGAGSVSDIIRLRNKTLTEDEIATILKSTLKGLEYLHFMRKIHRDIKAGNILLNTEGHAKLADFGVAGQLTDTMAKRNTVIGTPFWMAPEVIQEIGYNCVADIWSLGITSIEMAEGKPPYADIHPMRAIFMIPTNPPPTFRKPELWSDDFTDFVKKCLVKNPEQRATATQLLQHPFISQAKPVTILRDLITEAMEMKAKRQQEQQRELEEEEDNSEEETEVDSHTMVKSGSEGAGTMRATSTMSDGAQTMIEHGSTMLESDLGTMVINSDDDEEEEEDQGSMRRHATPQQPMRPSFMDYFDKQDSNKAAQQQENYNHNQPQEQPGYHIQSKNVFPDNWKVPQDGDFDFLKNLDFEELQLRLSALDPMMEREIEELRQRYTAKRQPILDAMDAKKRRQQNF; encoded by the exons ATGGAGCCGACTGCCCCCAAAAG CAAGCTGAAAAAGCTGAGTGAAGACAGTTTGACCAAACAACCAGAGGAAGTGTTTGATGTTCTAGAGAAACTCGGTGAAGG ctccTATGGCAGCGTGTTCAAAGCCATCCATAAGGAGTCAGGACAGGTGGTGGCCATCAAACAGGTTCCTGTGGAGTCTGATCTGCAGGAGATCATCAAGGAGATTTCCATCATGCAGCAGTGTGACAg CCCTTATGTAGTGAAGTACTATGGCAGCTACTTCAAGAACACAGACCTGTGGATTGTCATGGAGTACTGTGGAGCCGGCTCGGTCTCTGACATCATCAGACTGCGTAACAAGACG TTGACAGAAGATGAGATTGCCACTATCCTGAAGTCGACACTGAAGGGTCTTGAATATCTTCACTTCATGAGGAAGATCCATCGGGACATCAAGGCAGGAAACATCCTCCTCAACACTGAGGGACACGCCAAACTGGCAGACTTTGGAGTTGCTGGACAACTAAcg GACACCATGGCAAAGAGAAACACTGTGATCGGCACTCCGTTCTGGATGGCCCCAGAGGTGATCCAGGAGATCGGCTACAACTGTGTGGCTGACATCTGGTCCCTGGGCATCACGTCCATAGAGATGGCAGAGGGCAAACCTCCCTACGCAGACATCCATCCCATGAGA GCTATCTTCATGATCCCCACCAACCCTCCTCCAACATTCAGGAAGCCGGAGCTGTGGTCAGACGACTTCACAGACTTCGTCAAGAAGTGTCTGGTCAAGAATCCTGAGCAGAGAGCGACGGCCACACAGCTCCTACAG CACCCATTCATCAGCCAGGCCAAGCCGGTCACAATCCTTAGAGACCTGATAACTGAGGCCATGGAGATGAAAGCCAagaggcagcaggagcagcagagagagctggaggaggaggaggacaactCT gaggaggagacggaggtgGACTCTCACACTATGGTGAAGTCAGGGTCAGAGGGTGCAGGAACCATGCGGGCCACCAGCACCATGAGCGACGGGGCACAGACCATGATTGAACACGGCAGCACCATGCTCGAGTCAGACCTGGGCACTATGGTCATCAACAGTgacgatgatgaagaggaggaggaagaccaGGGATCCATGAGGA ggCACGCCACCCCCCAGCAGCCGATGCGTCCGTCCTTCATGGACTATTTCGACAAGCAGGACTCCAACAAGGCGGCCCAGCAGCAGGAGAACTACAACCATAACCAGCCACAGGAGCAGCCCGGCTACCACATCCAGTCCAAGAACGTCTTCCCAGACAACTGGAAGGTGCCTCAGGACGGAGACTTTGACTTT CTGAAGAACCTGGACTTTGAGGAGCTGCAGTTGCGGCTGAGTGCCTTGGATCCCATGATGGAGCGGGAGATTGAGGAGCTCAGGCAGCGCTACACCGCCAAACGGCAGCCCATCCTGGATGCCATGGATGCCAAGAAGAGACGACAACAGAACTTCTAA
- the polr2k gene encoding DNA-directed RNA polymerases I, II, and III subunit RPABC4, translating into MDPQKEMQPPKQQPMIYICGECHTENEIKARDPIRCRECGYRIMYKKRTKRLVVFDAR; encoded by the exons ATGGATCCACAGAAAGAAATGCAACCGCCCAAACAGCAGCCTATGATCTACATATGTGGAG AATGTCACACTGAGAATGAAATTAAGGCTCGTGATCCAATCCGATGCAGAGAGTGTGGTTACAGGATCATGTACAAGAAGAGAACAAAGAGAT TGGTTGTTTTTGATGCCcgatga
- the spag1a gene encoding sperm-associated antigen 1A yields MGNAQEKPPSSGGGGGRSDQATAGSGTKRRGGGSVEKPQTNRAPEKGVANGTQRENNTGGQEERGSPAVDTSYLDAPAGALPPHLARLKNEGNHLFKHGQFGDAVEKYTQAIDGCAEAGIDAPEDLCILYSNRAACYLKDGNSTDCIQDCTKALELQPYSLKPLLRRAMAYESLERYRKAYVDYKTVLQIDTGVQAAHDSVHRITKMLIEQDGPGWRENLPEIPVVPLSVQQQHRDKPISVEVAQARAARAAQEEVRRKEARFTLLKREGNDLVKKGLFQEALEKYSECLTLKPDECALYTNRAICLLKLNRFEEAKQDCDSALQLEPGNKKAFYRRALAYKGLQDYLSASTDLQEVLQLDPNVREAEQELEVVTGLLRQSLMDSTAHTPRSNMKG; encoded by the exons ATGGGGAACGCACAGGAGAAACCCCCGAGCagcggaggagggggaggcagatCGGATCAGGCCACAGCAGGGAGTGGGACGAAGAGACGGGGTGGAGGCAGCGTGGAAAAGCCCCAGACTAACAGAGCTCCAGAGAAGGGGGTGGCCAATGGcactcagagagaaaacaacactgGTGGACAAGAAGAGCGGGGCAGCCCTGCAGTGGACACAAGTTACCTGGACGCCCCTGCTGGGGCCCTTCCTCCTCACCTGGCCCGGCTCAAGAATGAAGGGAACCACCTCTTCAAACATGGCCAGTTTGGGGACGCCGTGGAGAAGTACACACAAGCCATTGATGGATGTGCTGAAGCAG GCATTGATGCTCCAGAAGACCTGTGTATCCTCTACTCCAACAGAGCAGCCTGTTACCTGAAGGATGGAAACAGCACAGACTGCATACAGGACTGCACCAA GGCTTTGGAGCTGCAGCCCTACTCCTTGAAGCCCCTGTTGCGCAGAGCTATGGCCTATGAGTCACTGGAGCGCTACCGGAAAGCCTACGTGGATTATAAGACCGTCCTGCAGATAGACACCGGGGTGCAGGCAGCTCACGACAGCGTCCACAG GATCACCAAGATGCTCATTGAGCAGGACGGGCCTGGGTGGAGGGAGAACCTCCCAGAGATCCCCGTCGTCCCTCTGTCGGTccagcagcaacacagagacaaaccGATCAGCGTCGAAGTGGCTCAAGCACGAGCCGCCAGGGCTGCACAGGAGGAAG TCAGAAGAAAAGAGGCCCGCTTTACTTTACTGAAACGGGAAGGCAACGATCTAGTCAAGAAAGGCCTCTTCCAGGAGGCTCTGGAGAAGTACAGTGAATGTCTCACCCTAAAACCTGACGAATGTGCTCTCTACACCAACAG aGCCATTTGCCTCCTGAAACTGAATCGCTTTGAAGAGGCCAAACAGGACTGTGACTCTGCACTGCAGCTGGAGCCGGGCAACAAGAAAGCCTTCTACAGACGAGCCCTGGCTTATAAGGGTTTACAG GACTACCTGTCGGCCAGCACTGATCTCCAGGAAGTCCTCCAGCTGGACCCGAACGTGCGGGAGGCCGAGCAGGAGCTTGAGGTGGTGACGGGCTTGCTGAGACAGAGCCTGATGGACAgtactgcacacacaccacgG TCAAACATGAAAGGTTGA